The Candidatus Defluviibacterium haderslevense DNA window AAGGTTTAGGTCCAAGGTATTGTCCATCTATAGAAGATAAGATTGATCGTTTTTCCGAAAGGGATCGCCACCAATTATTTATTGAACCCGAAGGTTGGGATACGCATGAAATATATCTCAATGGTTTTTCTTCATCATTACCTGAAGAAATCCAATACAAAGCTTTGACAAAAATTCCTGGCTTGCAACATGTTAAAATGTTTAGACCCGGATATGCTATAGAATATGATTATTTTCCACCAACTCAGCTTTCTTTAAGTTTAGAAACGCATCGCATAAAAAATTTGTTTTTTGCTGGCCAAATAAATGGAACTACTGGTTATGAAGAAGCAGCTTGTCAGGGCTTGATGGCCGGTATAAATGCTGCTTTAAATGTTAAGAATGAAGCTCCTCTAATACTAACCAGATCACAGGCTTATATTGGAGTTTTAATTGATGATTTGGTAAATAAAGGGACGGAAGAACCTTATAGAATGTTTACCTCAAGGGCTGAATACCGGATATTATTAAGACAAGATAATGCTGATATAAGGCTTACTGAATTGGCCATGAAATGTGGGATGTTGAATATGGAAGAGCGATTTCAAAAAGTCCAACAAAAACAACTTAATTTTGATAGAATCAACGATTTATTGCAAAAAACATCGATAGCACCAGAAGACATTAACCCTTATTTATTAAGTCTAGATTCTACGCCCATTGAAACTAAAACCAAATTGGCATTGATTTTAACGCGACCTAATGTTACCCTAAGTGGTCTTATGCAGCAACATGCAGGTTTGAAAGAGGCGTTGCAATCCATCGATGATGAATCTTTGGAAGGCGCTGAAATCAATATTAAATATGAAGGTTATATTAGAAAAGAACAAGAATTTGTCGAAAAAATGTCTCGTTTGGAATCTGTTAAAATTCTGCCAAATTACAACTTCAATGGTATAAATGCCTTATCTAATGAAGCAAAAACAAAATTGACAAAGATCAAGCCCCAAAGTATTGGCCAGGCGAGTCGAATCAGTGGAGTTTCTCCTGCAGACATATCAGTTTTACTGGTACATCTGGGTCGTTAATAATTTCTTGACCTGTGATGAAGTGGGTATTAGCAGGCTCGAACTGCTGACCTCCGCCCTGTCAAGGCGGCGCTCTGAACCAACTGAGCTAAACACCCTAAAACTGTGCAAATGTAGATTGAAAATTCAAATTATTTAAATTTTTATAAACAGGAACCAAATGTATTTTGCATTTAATGGATGACTGTCAATTGAAGTTCAAACGTTCTTTTCTGTGTGTCTTTACGTGTTGAAACAATGTCAAATAAGTAATGTGCTGAACGGTGATCATTTACTGTATTAAAAATACCCATGGTGTTAAATGTATAATTTTTATATATGTAATCTATTTTTAATTTTATTTTGCATTTTAATTTAATTCGATGAAATTTTTCAAATATATTATATATCATTGCATTCTTATTAAATATCAGTTTTATGTTTGAATTTCCAGATTTCGCCAGTACTCAGGTTATAATGAGTTTTCTAACACTGACCTTTTTAGAAATAGTATTAGGTGTTGATAACATCATTTTCATTTCTATAACATCAGGAAGACTGCCTGAAGAAAATAGAAAAAAAGCGACAAATATAGGCTTAATAGTTGCAATGCTTTTGCGTATTGTTTTATTATTCGGATTGGCATTTCTCACTGCTTTACAAGAACCTTTGTTTTACATATCTGGAAGTTGGGTTGAAGGTGGTTTTTCTGTTCAAAGTTTAATTCTAATTCTAGGAGGAATTTTTCTACTCTATAAAAGTGTTACTGAAATTCATCATAAACTGGAAGCCGATGACCATACTGTGTCGAATTCCAAAAAAACTAAATCTACTTTGACTCAAGCTATAATTCAGATCACATTAATTAATCTTATTTTTAGTTTAGATTCCATTCTAACAGCAGTAGGGATGACTAATGGAATACATGGTGCACTATGGATTATGATTTTAGCCGTCATTGGATCCATTATAATCATGATTTCATTTGCACATCCGGTGGGGAAATTTGTAAATGATCATCCTACGGTTCAAATGTTGGGTCTTTCTTTTTTACTACTCATTGGATTTATGCTCATCGCAGAAGGTGCTCATTTGGCTCATTTTAAAATGGCGGGAGAAGAAGTTGGAAATGTGCCTAAAGCCTATTTATATTTTGCTATTGCATTCTCGCTGTTGGTTGAAATGCTTAATATCAGACAACGCAAAAGACTTAAAGCTATACAACTTCATGGAATCAGTGAAGATGCTAAAGATGCAGGTTATTTTAAAGGAAATGAGTAATTTTATAGTCCTTTAAGAGAAGATTGTTTAATTCGAATGGATTAGTTTTTTCATGATTGTTTTAATCCATCATTTTCTTTGGGGTTACGCCGTATTTTTTTTTGAATGCTTCAATGAAATGACTGATGTTATTATATCCTATTTTAAAAGCTACTTCATTGACTTGATATTTACCGGAGATGATGAGTTGACGGGCGATTTCCAATTTATGATCCAATAGATATTGATATGGTGTATTGCCATAGATTTCTTTGAATCCGGCTTTAAGTTGAAATTCATTGAGCCCAATTTGTTTCGACAATTCAACTATTGTGGGAGGATTTACATAATTGTTGATCAAGATATCTTTAGCATTTCGCAATTTTCGTACGACATGTTCGTCATTAAGAAATGGACAATTTTCAGTATCCGGTTTTTGTTCTGAAAAAAACAAACTCAGAATTTCTATAGCTTTCGCTTGAAAATAAAGTCGTTGAGAATTTTGACCCAAATTCACATCAAATAACTGATTTAGGACGATATAAAGTGAAGGATTGATTTCTTTTTCTTCATAGAATTTTCGTTTTGCATTTTCAGGTTTAAACAAAGGAGCTTCCTGAAGTTCAGGAACAAATAATTGATGAAGATGAATTAGAGATACTTTCAACCACACCATTTTAGCATCAGAAGAGAGCGATAATTCCGTATTGAGATCTTCGTCGGGATTATAAATCATAAACACCTTGCCGCTTTTTAACTCCCGGGTATACACGGGTCCAAAGCCAAATTTCGAGTGACCCTCAAGACAAAAAATGAGGTGAATTTTACCTTTGTTGAGACATGATTTCTGAAAAGCCGAACCATTAGTATCATTGATAAGTATTAATTCCGGGGCTTCACTTAAGACTTCAGGTTCTTTACTTTTTGGGTTATTTTTAAATGTATCCATAATTAATTCGTCAAATATTATTGAAATATATTGTAAAAATAGGCATTTAACCTAGTTTTTACAAGAAATATAGTGAAAGATTATATCCATAATGGGTTATATATATTCCCGATTGGGGTATTTTATAATTATCTAAGGGTTCAACTTTGCGTTGTAAATGAAACGAGACCTTTATCTTCTTTTTTTATCCATTTGTGTTCTAAGCCAATTAGCAGCCCAACGAGATTCAGTCCAATTAGACGAAATTATGGTAACTGCAACCAAAACGGATCGCTTATTATCATCTGTGCCATTGCCTTTTCAAATCATAACAAAACAACAAATTCAAAATACTGGAGGTAGCCGCCTACAAGATATATTGAGTGAACAGGCGGGACTTAATGTCGTGTCGCAGGTTAATGGTCTTGGTAACGGTTTACAATTGCAAGGGTTGAATCCGGATTACACCATGATATTAATTGACGGGGAACCTGTAATAGGACGTTATACCGGTTCTCTTGAATTAAGTCGTATCAGTATTCACAATGTTAAAAAAATTGAAATTGTCAAAGGACCATCTTCGAGCCTGTATGGTTCAGAAGCATTGGCAGGTGTGGTGAATATCATAACCAATAATGCAGCTGAGAATAAAATTAATGCATCTGTTAAATATGCCTCCCGCCAATCTACTGATCTGAGTTTAAGTGGTCAGTTTGCCAATGATAAATGGAGATTCTATTTATTCGGCAATCGCTTCGGCACCCAAGGATATGATTTATCTCCTGATGTCTATGGTCAGACCGTATCACCATTCTCCAATTATACTATACAATCTAAATTGGCTTATGAATTTTCTGCAAAAAGTTCTTTCAATTTGAATATGAACTATTTTACAGAATTTCAAACGAACGCATATCATGTAATTTCTGGACGTGATTCGATTAAAGTGGATGGAACTGGTCGGTTGAATAATTTCAGCTTCAATCCATACTATACCTATAAGCTTACCAATAAGACCAATGTTGTAGCACGCATTTATTCTAGTATATATCAATCCGAAACAGAGCTATTTAAAAAAGGAACAGGTCAATTGCATTATTCAGATGCATTTAAACAAACCTTCCTCCGACCTGAAATTCAATCTACATGCTATTTTAACAAAAAACAAAAATGGACTGCAGGCGCAGGTACCGTGTACGAAATAGTCAACACATCACGCTATGGTGATTTGTTTAATCGCTATCAGGATACCTATTATGGATTCTTGCAACACGAATGGGATCCTGTTGATAAATTAAATATAGTAAGTGGGGTGAGGTATGATTATAATTCAAGTTATCATTCACAGTGGAGTCCGAAGTTAGCAGTGCAGTATAATGTTGTTAAACATCACTCATTCAAAGCATCTGTAGGTACTGGATTTAAAGCCCCTGATTTCAGACAATTGTATTTTAATTTTAATAATGCGGCTGCTGCTTATGCTGTTTTTGGTTCTGACATTGTTGTTAATGAACTTCATCAATTAGAAAAAGATGGTCGATTGTTAGCCTATCTTTTTGATACCAATCTGATCGGTTCAATAGCTCCGGAAATATCCTTTGCTATTAATTTTGGAACACATCATGAGTTTAATTCACATTTGAATGC harbors:
- the mnmG gene encoding tRNA uridine-5-carboxymethylaminomethyl(34) synthesis enzyme MnmG produces the protein MFQHYDVIVVGAGHAGCEAAAAAANMGSKVLLVTMNMQTIAQMSCNPAMGGVAKGQIVREIDAMGGYSGIVTDHTTVQFRMLNRSKGPAMWSPRAQSDRNLFARKWRNMLEATPNIDFWQDMVKGLLIKDDCVEGIITGMGIEIRSKCVILTNGTFLNGLIHIGEKQIGGGRAGENAAKGITEQLIELGFESGRMKTGTPPRLDGRSIDYSQTEIQYGDEHPGKFSFTDTPPLTKQLSCHITYTNSEVHDILKTGFDKSPMFAGRIQGLGPRYCPSIEDKIDRFSERDRHQLFIEPEGWDTHEIYLNGFSSSLPEEIQYKALTKIPGLQHVKMFRPGYAIEYDYFPPTQLSLSLETHRIKNLFFAGQINGTTGYEEAACQGLMAGINAALNVKNEAPLILTRSQAYIGVLIDDLVNKGTEEPYRMFTSRAEYRILLRQDNADIRLTELAMKCGMLNMEERFQKVQQKQLNFDRINDLLQKTSIAPEDINPYLLSLDSTPIETKTKLALILTRPNVTLSGLMQQHAGLKEALQSIDDESLEGAEINIKYEGYIRKEQEFVEKMSRLESVKILPNYNFNGINALSNEAKTKLTKIKPQSIGQASRISGVSPADISVLLVHLGR
- a CDS encoding helix-turn-helix transcriptional regulator yields the protein MDTFKNNPKSKEPEVLSEAPELILINDTNGSAFQKSCLNKGKIHLIFCLEGHSKFGFGPVYTRELKSGKVFMIYNPDEDLNTELSLSSDAKMVWLKVSLIHLHQLFVPELQEAPLFKPENAKRKFYEEKEINPSLYIVLNQLFDVNLGQNSQRLYFQAKAIEILSLFFSEQKPDTENCPFLNDEHVVRKLRNAKDILINNYVNPPTIVELSKQIGLNEFQLKAGFKEIYGNTPYQYLLDHKLEIARQLIISGKYQVNEVAFKIGYNNISHFIEAFKKKYGVTPKKMMD
- a CDS encoding TonB-dependent receptor, with protein sequence MKRDLYLLFLSICVLSQLAAQRDSVQLDEIMVTATKTDRLLSSVPLPFQIITKQQIQNTGGSRLQDILSEQAGLNVVSQVNGLGNGLQLQGLNPDYTMILIDGEPVIGRYTGSLELSRISIHNVKKIEIVKGPSSSLYGSEALAGVVNIITNNAAENKINASVKYASRQSTDLSLSGQFANDKWRFYLFGNRFGTQGYDLSPDVYGQTVSPFSNYTIQSKLAYEFSAKSSFNLNMNYFTEFQTNAYHVISGRDSIKVDGTGRLNNFSFNPYYTYKLTNKTNVVARIYSSIYQSETELFKKGTGQLHYSDAFKQTFLRPEIQSTCYFNKKQKWTAGAGTVYEIVNTSRYGDLFNRYQDTYYGFLQHEWDPVDKLNIVSGVRYDYNSSYHSQWSPKLAVQYNVVKHHSFKASVGTGFKAPDFRQLYFNFNNAAAAYAVFGSDIVVNELHQLEKDGRLLAYLFDTNLIGSIAPEISFAINFGTHHEFNSHLNADINFFRNNLHGLIETRAVALTTDQRTIYSYSNINRAYTQGIELNVNARLNQRMQCGVSYQFLDAKDRAVIEDIKNGLVYGRDPVTLESYRISKKDYFGLTNRSKHNTSIKLDYHFPKQDMNISARLLYHGKFGVTGTAGNVSGISIPSSDINGNNILDRNDRFIDGYFLFNLTVSKIWKESLTLQLGADNLFNYKNPTYIPNQIGRHLFITLLYQFKRKKS
- a CDS encoding TerC family protein: MFEFPDFASTQVIMSFLTLTFLEIVLGVDNIIFISITSGRLPEENRKKATNIGLIVAMLLRIVLLFGLAFLTALQEPLFYISGSWVEGGFSVQSLILILGGIFLLYKSVTEIHHKLEADDHTVSNSKKTKSTLTQAIIQITLINLIFSLDSILTAVGMTNGIHGALWIMILAVIGSIIIMISFAHPVGKFVNDHPTVQMLGLSFLLLIGFMLIAEGAHLAHFKMAGEEVGNVPKAYLYFAIAFSLLVEMLNIRQRKRLKAIQLHGISEDAKDAGYFKGNE